The window AGTCTTTATGCAATGCTTGTGGCATCAGAAGCAGAAAGAAAAGAAGAGCACTTTTGGGTATGCCAAAAGAAGAGAAAAAACCAAAGAAAACCACCATGGCTGCCACGTCAGCTAGCGGAGATAGTCAAACTAGCGGTTTGACCACCAGTAAAGGCAGCAACATGGGTGGTGATTTTTGTTTGAAGAAACGATTAATGGCGCTTGGTTCAGAAGTGGTGTTACAGAGGCCAAGATCAAGAGTTACAAAACAAAGGAGGAAGATCGGTGAAGAAGAACAAGCTGCGATTTTGTTGATGGCTTTATCTTGTGGTTCTGTTTTTGCttgattaatttaatattaataaattgaaaacaaaaacaggGTTTGTTTTTGTAGAGTTAGGATTTTACTTTTAATGTTTGGGTAATCAAGATTCGAATGATGGAAGAAATCAAGAAGAGTGAATGAAATGTGTAACTTGTTTAGATTTTTGTTTGATTGAAACCTGTGATTTTGTTTCTTCAATTTTGATGATTATGTTTTCGAAGGTTGTGATTATTCTAATATCAATGAGAATATTTAATGTTTGAATTTATTTGAATTCGTTTCATGATTTTGAATTTAACTTGTTTTGaaagttaattagtttattacaactatatattataaaagtaaataaattttATGTAATAAGCATAAAAAATTGGTTATAACATGATTGTGAGATACATTAATTTTACATTTTCGCTACGACTCTAATATAACCATTACTTGGAATTaagataaacaaaataacttataACTCATTGCCAATGAAGGTATTTATAGACGATTAATGCATGTATTCAAAATATTCCAATGACTGTATTTTGTGAACCCAGTACTATGAgtcatattttataaaagtattatATGTGTAATATCAACTGTTCAACGTTGacaaatttaaagaaaaatttcatatatgttctgaaAGTTAATTAGTTAACAAAATATTCcaataagtttttttttgaatGACAAATAATCTACTATTAacttaattataattaataatttcACTTATGTTTTAAACGGAACTTGAATCTTTGTCATAAAAAAAGGATAACACTTGATACTAATAGTTgagttatttacttatttatttgagagagagagagatttaatttttcttaaagaaaatctaaaattttcttaCATTTTGTTGCTATAAATCTTCCTACTTATTAgattaagtgtaaaaagaaaaagaTTAAAAGAGAAAATTAATGAACTATACATGTGTTTTATAAGAATAGAAAGATACGTAGAAACAAAAGGTAATgaagatattaatttttttaaaacaaatggtgtaatttagcttttttatttttaaagtctaATTTAGCAAGTTTGAATTATAGAGTACAATTTAGCACGTTTTAAAGTATAGACAACTAAAAACCATTAAGATGATTCAATTGATACATTTGTAAAACCTTTGGGCCCAGTTTA of the Lactuca sativa cultivar Salinas chromosome 6, Lsat_Salinas_v11, whole genome shotgun sequence genome contains:
- the LOC111895212 gene encoding GATA transcription factor 16: MGDLSDKGSECDDLMNCKSSPERGGSSSSDGGSHLIKTCADCGTTKTPLWRGGPAGPKSLCNACGIRSRKKRRALLGMPKEEKKPKKTTMAATSASGDSQTSGLTTSKGSNMGGDFCLKKRLMALGSEVVLQRPRSRVTKQRRKIGEEEQAAILLMALSCGSVFA